Proteins found in one Campylobacter lari genomic segment:
- the murA gene encoding UDP-N-acetylglucosamine 1-carboxyvinyltransferase has product MTYLEIDGVEKLNGEVIISGAKNAALPLIASSILAKNEVQISNLPHVADICTLLSLLENLGANYTFKDNFAKINTKHLNKTIAKYDIVRKMRASILTLGPLLARFGNCEVSLPGGCAIGQRPIDLHLLALEKMGANIEIKQGYVVASGELKSADVMFDKITVTGSENIIMAAALAHGKTRLLNVAKEPEVVQLCEVLARAGLDIQGIGSSELEIYGTSGELLEFKPFEIIPDRIEAGTYLCAGAITNSKITLKKVNASHLSAVLAKLEQMGFSFDINEDSISINPAKEIKPVEILTSEYPGFPTDMQAQFMALALKANGTSIIDERLFENRFMHVSELLRMGADIRLNGHIATINGTKELLGADVMATDLRASSALILAALAAKGTSKIHRIYHLDRGYENLEEKFKKLGASIRRLEE; this is encoded by the coding sequence ATGACTTATTTAGAGATTGATGGCGTTGAAAAATTAAATGGAGAGGTAATAATAAGCGGTGCAAAAAACGCTGCACTTCCTTTGATAGCTTCAAGTATTTTAGCTAAAAATGAAGTTCAAATTTCAAATTTACCACACGTAGCAGATATTTGTACCCTACTTTCTTTGCTTGAAAATTTAGGAGCAAATTATACTTTTAAAGACAATTTTGCAAAAATAAATACAAAACATTTAAATAAAACCATAGCAAAATATGACATCGTGCGTAAAATGCGTGCTTCTATACTTACCTTAGGGCCTTTACTAGCTAGATTTGGAAATTGTGAAGTTTCTTTACCAGGAGGTTGTGCTATAGGCCAACGTCCTATTGATTTGCACCTTTTAGCTTTAGAAAAAATGGGAGCTAATATTGAGATTAAGCAAGGTTATGTAGTAGCTAGTGGAGAGCTTAAAAGTGCTGATGTGATGTTTGATAAAATCACTGTTACAGGCAGTGAAAATATTATTATGGCAGCAGCTCTAGCTCATGGCAAAACTAGACTTTTAAATGTTGCTAAAGAGCCTGAAGTGGTACAACTTTGTGAGGTTTTAGCTAGAGCTGGGCTTGATATACAAGGCATAGGATCTTCTGAGCTTGAAATTTATGGCACAAGTGGAGAGCTTTTAGAATTTAAACCTTTTGAAATTATTCCTGATCGTATTGAAGCAGGAACTTATCTGTGTGCTGGAGCTATTACTAACTCAAAAATCACTCTAAAAAAAGTCAATGCAAGCCATCTTAGCGCAGTTTTGGCAAAGCTAGAGCAAATGGGCTTTAGCTTTGATATCAATGAAGATAGTATTAGTATAAATCCTGCTAAAGAAATCAAACCAGTTGAAATTTTAACTAGTGAATATCCAGGTTTTCCAACAGATATGCAAGCACAATTTATGGCTTTAGCTTTAAAAGCAAACGGTACAAGTATTATTGATGAGAGATTATTTGAAAATCGTTTTATGCATGTAAGTGAGCTTTTAAGAATGGGAGCTGATATAAGATTAAATGGGCATATTGCTACTATAAATGGCACTAAAGAGCTTTTGGGAGCTGATGTTATGGCTACTGATTTGCGTGCATCTTCTGCTTTGATTTTAGCAGCTTTAGCAGCTAAAGGCACAAGTAAAATTCATAGAATTTATCATCTTGATAGAGGGTATGAAAATTTAGAAGAAAAATTTAAAAAACTAGGCGCAAGCATAAGAAGGCTTGAAGAATGA
- a CDS encoding molybdopterin molybdotransferase MoeA: MRDIFATLNFLKEQIKAKNEFQRVNLTQALGCILHEDVFVKKNLPAFDNSALDGYALNYTHKNELLEIKGSILAGDKNDYIIEKNKCYKIMTGAKIPQNANTILMFEEALFEDEKLNAKNAKESNAIRFKGEEAKLGELLFKKGQKITSGMVAMLAAQGIYELNVVKKLRVGIFSSGDELVEPWENADEYSIYNANAFGIYAILQDYADVEYLGLIKDDLNAYKKLLENKEFDILISSGGASVGEADFIKQALLECDFSPIFEKVNAKLCKHIKLFSKSDMFFLALPGNPLASLVSTHVFAKNILNLLYGKELLKFDKARLANDLNFKGQRNNFAFGKLVDGYFKPSEAKIGSGMLKPLCENTHILITQIDDTKLAKDQEIKVLKI; the protein is encoded by the coding sequence ATGAGAGATATTTTTGCAACTTTAAATTTTTTAAAAGAACAGATCAAAGCAAAAAATGAATTTCAAAGAGTAAATTTAACACAGGCTTTGGGGTGTATTTTGCATGAAGATGTTTTTGTGAAAAAAAACCTACCCGCTTTTGATAATTCTGCCCTAGATGGTTATGCACTAAATTATACACATAAGAATGAATTGCTAGAAATAAAAGGAAGTATTTTAGCAGGCGATAAAAATGATTATATTATAGAAAAAAATAAATGCTATAAAATCATGACAGGAGCTAAAATTCCTCAAAATGCAAATACCATTTTAATGTTTGAAGAAGCTTTGTTTGAAGATGAAAAACTCAATGCCAAAAATGCTAAAGAAAGCAATGCCATCCGCTTTAAAGGCGAGGAAGCAAAGCTCGGAGAGCTTTTGTTTAAAAAGGGACAAAAAATTACCTCAGGTATGGTAGCTATGCTTGCTGCTCAAGGAATTTATGAGTTAAATGTCGTTAAAAAATTGCGTGTTGGGATTTTTTCAAGTGGAGATGAGCTTGTAGAGCCTTGGGAAAATGCTGATGAATACAGTATATATAATGCAAATGCTTTTGGAATTTATGCTATTTTGCAAGATTATGCTGATGTTGAGTATTTAGGACTTATAAAAGATGATTTAAATGCATATAAAAAGCTTTTAGAAAATAAAGAATTTGATATACTTATAAGCAGTGGTGGAGCTAGCGTGGGCGAGGCTGATTTTATCAAACAAGCTTTGCTTGAGTGCGATTTTAGCCCTATTTTTGAAAAAGTCAACGCTAAACTTTGCAAGCATATAAAACTTTTTAGCAAAAGCGATATGTTTTTTCTAGCCCTACCAGGAAATCCTTTAGCCTCTTTAGTTTCAACGCATGTTTTTGCAAAAAATATACTCAATTTACTTTATGGTAAAGAACTTTTGAAATTTGACAAAGCAAGATTGGCTAATGATTTAAATTTCAAAGGTCAAAGAAATAATTTTGCTTTTGGAAAATTAGTCGATGGATATTTTAAACCAAGTGAAGCTAAAATTGGCTCAGGTATGCTAAAACCTTTATGTGAAAACACGCATATTTTAATCACGCAAATTGATGATACGAAATTAGCAAAAGATCAAGAAATTAAAGTTTTAAAAATTTAA
- a CDS encoding invasion antigen C gives MQVNDKNSPLALNNMTKIKEKNTSSDEFQATLNALKDKEEKEYKKDSNNAFSNTDLNIGSISKDYSAYAWEKLRQSKYQKNEENILNNLFKTLDKARG, from the coding sequence ATGCAAGTAAATGATAAAAATAGCCCGTTAGCCCTAAATAATATGACAAAAATCAAAGAAAAAAACACATCTTCAGATGAATTTCAAGCTACACTTAATGCACTTAAAGACAAAGAAGAAAAAGAGTATAAAAAAGATAGCAACAATGCTTTTAGTAATACAGATTTAAATATAGGTTCGATTTCTAAAGATTATAGTGCATATGCTTGGGAGAAATTACGCCAAAGCAAATACCAAAAAAATGAAGAAAATATCTTAAATAATCTTTTTAAAACCTTAGATAAAGCAAGAGGTTAA
- a CDS encoding Cj0814 family flagellar-dependent secreted protein, with product MSIFSINDNSSYGSIISQTKANKENKTSSKTNFANTFVKQNASKLIEIQSNNTQTLALNETILNQNSIKSDSPNYHISSDFKNSIYALKYRQANNPASMAYGYSVDSSGYMGSDFNKAAGLPEDFKIHKSTLDELYRYNEENYFSTSSKTSLSVTGGYYTNIDMTDTIRQYYSKFDQIINHSFENSNKTSFSIEDLNSLPKGYSIYDTNNNFASLENLNKQIITNFYDTQEQYNTIDSIGMQNSINTGLKKLDFSPESMETQILDSDIAKDTFNPDMSVYPKNEDGSYTKEALFMSFLKSSGGTILEGGNTKVNPKIQAFKEAMAKESFDGSLASLNDIMTGKVDFAQILKAHAQDGWLDSKIYAKENNIAWQNSSIGYGGAWFDNQFNQAKASGYSPSNESINSYVNSVMDKLNNILNQTRV from the coding sequence ATGAGTATATTTAGCATAAATGATAATTCCTCTTATGGTTCTATCATTTCACAAACAAAAGCAAATAAAGAAAATAAAACAAGTTCAAAAACAAATTTTGCAAATACTTTTGTTAAACAAAATGCTAGTAAATTAATTGAAATTCAAAGTAATAATACTCAAACATTAGCACTCAATGAAACAATATTAAATCAAAATAGTATTAAAAGCGATTCTCCTAATTATCATATATCAAGCGATTTTAAAAATTCTATTTATGCTTTAAAATATAGACAAGCTAATAATCCTGCTTCTATGGCTTATGGTTATAGTGTTGATTCTAGTGGCTATATGGGTAGTGATTTTAACAAAGCAGCGGGATTACCTGAAGATTTTAAGATACATAAATCTACTTTAGATGAGTTGTATAGATACAATGAGGAAAATTATTTTAGCACATCAAGTAAAACTTCCTTGAGTGTAACTGGTGGTTATTATACAAACATAGATATGACTGATACTATAAGACAATATTATTCTAAATTTGATCAAATCATAAATCATAGTTTTGAAAATTCTAATAAAACTAGTTTTAGTATAGAAGATTTAAATTCTTTACCAAAAGGTTATAGTATTTATGACACAAATAACAATTTTGCTTCTTTAGAAAATTTAAATAAACAAATTATAACAAATTTTTATGATACACAAGAGCAATACAATACTATAGATAGCATAGGAATGCAAAATTCTATCAATACAGGATTGAAAAAATTAGATTTTTCCCCTGAAAGTATGGAAACTCAAATTTTAGATAGCGATATAGCAAAAGATACTTTTAATCCTGATATGTCTGTTTATCCAAAAAATGAAGATGGGAGCTATACTAAAGAAGCTTTATTTATGAGTTTTTTAAAATCTAGCGGTGGAACAATTTTAGAAGGTGGAAATACCAAAGTCAATCCTAAAATTCAAGCATTTAAAGAAGCTATGGCAAAAGAAAGTTTTGATGGTTCTTTAGCCTCTTTAAATGATATTATGACAGGTAAAGTCGATTTTGCACAAATTTTAAAAGCACACGCTCAAGATGGTTGGCTTGATTCTAAAATTTATGCCAAAGAAAATAATATTGCTTGGCAAAATTCAAGCATAGGTTATGGTGGGGCTTGGTTTGATAATCAATTTAATCAAGCTAAAGCTAGTGGCTACTCTCCTAGCAATGAAAGTATAAATTCTTATGTAAATTCTGTAATGGATAAATTAAATAATATTTTAAATCAAACTAGGGTGTAA
- a CDS encoding TonB-dependent receptor domain-containing protein, producing the protein MLYLALFSQSSLVASEQVTLDESVISASGYEQDLVDAPASISVITKEKLQTQPIKDIGEAIADIPGVDITMNKTGTYDFSIRGFSSAYTLVLIDGKRQSVANGFYENGFSGSESGYLPPSSMIERIEVIRGPASTLYGSDAVGGVINIITKKNPDKVEASIEFNTLLQQHSKKYGNAGGFNAYIASPIIKDKLSFSARFKYYDKQESDLKWPTPVYDNTGIQKPNNYQIASHSPGYFTSLGFGGRLNYTIDDYNNVYFDIERYVNEISVNSTSSKAVKSERQLFKDNIILNHDGSYDFGTTNTYLQYGSTKDPDLHSQIWVGESKVILPWDLKNYGNLVTSIGTRIDYEMLKNDSSSAGSQIKGKNLDQTTLALYGEGEYFITEDLIFTTGLRYIYSDLFNSKLTPRLYLIYHINDKVALKSGIAMGYKTPAAKQLTNGYYNYDSSDASFGNPDLKPEESTNYELGINFRVFDFANSSITAFVTNFTNQISSEELSGMQNGIDCNNGITCSKIINLGKTQTKGLEVAFNTDSYNGFSLNSSYTFMDNRYKDGKKNVLGGDRIENLPRHIAMVRLNYEQGKFNSYIKARARLDTIAKSKGGKVSAMPWDKYKDFYIVDLGTTYKIDKQQSISFSIQNLLDTDFFDPGVTGRTTDDLPTGYANRYQDYTEGRSFWLSYKYSF; encoded by the coding sequence ATGTTATATCTTGCATTATTTTCACAAAGTTCTTTAGTAGCATCAGAGCAAGTAACACTCGATGAGTCAGTTATATCTGCAAGCGGTTATGAACAAGATTTAGTCGATGCACCAGCTTCTATTTCTGTAATTACAAAAGAAAAATTACAAACACAACCTATCAAAGACATAGGTGAAGCCATAGCAGATATTCCAGGTGTTGATATTACTATGAACAAAACAGGAACATATGATTTTAGTATCAGGGGATTTAGTAGTGCATATACTCTTGTTTTAATAGATGGAAAAAGACAAAGCGTTGCTAATGGTTTTTATGAAAATGGTTTTAGTGGAAGTGAGTCAGGATACCTTCCTCCATCTTCAATGATAGAAAGAATAGAAGTAATAAGAGGTCCAGCATCAACATTATATGGTAGCGATGCAGTAGGTGGCGTGATAAACATCATTACTAAGAAAAATCCCGACAAGGTCGAGGCAAGTATAGAATTTAATACTTTATTACAACAACATTCCAAAAAATATGGAAACGCTGGAGGATTTAATGCTTATATAGCCTCTCCTATTATAAAAGACAAATTATCTTTTTCAGCTAGATTTAAATATTATGATAAACAAGAAAGTGATTTAAAATGGCCAACTCCAGTATATGATAACACTGGAATTCAAAAACCAAATAATTATCAAATAGCTTCGCACAGTCCAGGATATTTCACAAGCTTAGGATTTGGTGGTAGATTAAATTACACTATTGATGATTACAATAATGTTTATTTTGATATAGAACGCTATGTTAATGAAATATCTGTTAATTCTACAAGTAGCAAAGCAGTAAAAAGCGAAAGACAATTATTCAAAGATAATATTATCTTAAATCATGATGGAAGTTATGATTTTGGTACAACTAATACTTATTTACAATATGGCAGCACAAAAGATCCTGATTTACATAGTCAAATATGGGTAGGAGAGAGTAAAGTTATTTTACCATGGGATTTAAAAAATTATGGTAATTTAGTTACAAGCATTGGCACTAGAATAGATTATGAAATGCTAAAAAATGATAGCTCTAGTGCAGGTAGCCAAATAAAAGGTAAAAATTTAGATCAAACTACCTTAGCTCTATATGGAGAGGGAGAATATTTTATCACAGAAGATTTAATATTTACAACAGGATTGCGTTATATTTATAGTGATTTATTTAACTCTAAATTAACTCCAAGATTGTACTTAATCTATCATATTAACGATAAGGTGGCGTTAAAAAGTGGAATAGCAATGGGATATAAAACTCCAGCAGCTAAACAACTTACCAATGGATATTACAATTATGATTCTTCAGATGCATCTTTTGGTAATCCAGATTTAAAACCAGAAGAAAGCACTAACTATGAATTAGGTATTAATTTTAGAGTATTTGATTTTGCAAATTCTTCCATTACAGCATTTGTGACTAATTTTACTAATCAAATAAGTTCAGAAGAACTTTCAGGTATGCAAAATGGGATTGATTGTAACAATGGAATAACTTGCTCAAAAATAATCAATCTTGGAAAAACACAAACAAAAGGCTTAGAAGTAGCTTTTAATACAGATTCTTACAATGGATTTAGTTTGAACTCTAGTTATACTTTTATGGATAATCGCTATAAAGATGGCAAGAAAAATGTTCTTGGTGGAGATAGGATAGAAAATTTACCTCGCCATATTGCTATGGTTCGTTTAAATTACGAGCAGGGTAAATTTAATTCTTATATAAAAGCTCGTGCAAGACTTGATACTATAGCAAAGTCCAAAGGAGGTAAAGTTTCTGCAATGCCTTGGGATAAATATAAAGATTTTTACATAGTAGATTTAGGAACAACATATAAAATTGATAAACAACAAAGTATTAGCTTTAGTATTCAAAATCTTTTAGACACCGACTTTTTTGATCCAGGTGTAACAGGAAGAACAACTGATGACCTACCAACAGGTTATGCTAATCGCTATCAAGATTATACAGAAGGTAGAAGTTTTTGGTTAAGTTATAAATATTCGTTTTAG
- a CDS encoding siderophore ABC transporter substrate-binding protein has product MKKTIFCILAMFLMFGCSKEEYTKDSNATLLEIKHDLGSTKVVKNPSRVIVFDYGILDSLKELNLSDKIIGVPLKNLPKYLDSFKNVENVGGVQEPNFETIYKLKPDLIIVSGRQAKNFKSFEEIAPTLYLPVDTKDYLNSFEKNLNILGDIFDKKDLVKEKFNALLQDINHFKSQINPTKKGLIILTNANKMSAFGSKSRFGIIHDVLDVKVADENISVSTHGKNISPEYILKINPDYIFVVDRDAIVGGEGNARKTIENPIVKKTNAYKNNHIFYINPEYWYLSGGGLISIKIMLEEIIKDINKDKK; this is encoded by the coding sequence ATGAAAAAAACTATTTTTTGTATATTAGCGATGTTTTTAATGTTTGGCTGTTCTAAAGAAGAATACACCAAAGACTCCAATGCAACATTGTTAGAAATAAAACACGACTTAGGTAGCACTAAGGTGGTGAAAAATCCTAGCAGAGTCATTGTCTTTGATTATGGTATTTTAGATTCTTTAAAAGAATTAAATTTAAGCGACAAAATTATTGGTGTACCATTAAAAAATTTACCCAAATATTTAGATAGTTTTAAAAATGTTGAAAATGTTGGTGGTGTTCAAGAACCAAATTTTGAAACTATATATAAATTAAAACCTGATCTTATTATCGTTTCAGGAAGACAAGCTAAAAATTTCAAAAGTTTTGAAGAAATAGCTCCTACTCTTTATTTGCCGGTAGATACAAAGGATTATTTAAATTCTTTTGAGAAGAATTTAAATATTTTAGGAGATATATTTGATAAAAAAGATCTAGTAAAAGAAAAATTTAATGCTTTATTGCAAGATATTAATCATTTCAAATCACAAATTAATCCAACTAAAAAAGGTTTGATTATACTTACTAATGCTAATAAAATGTCAGCTTTTGGATCAAAATCTCGCTTTGGAATTATACACGATGTATTAGATGTTAAAGTAGCAGATGAAAATATATCCGTAAGTACTCATGGAAAAAACATATCACCTGAATATATTCTTAAAATTAATCCAGATTATATTTTTGTCGTAGATAGAGATGCCATAGTAGGTGGCGAAGGAAATGCTAGAAAAACCATTGAAAATCCTATAGTTAAAAAAACAAATGCATATAAAAACAATCACATATTTTATATAAACCCTGAATATTGGTACCTTTCAGGTGGCGGATTAATATCTATAAAAATTATGTTGGAAGAAATAATTAAAGACATAAATAAGGATAAAAAATGA
- a CDS encoding iron ABC transporter ATP-binding protein, producing MIELKNIEKKYNNKIIVKDINVSFEKGKITSIIGSNGAGKSTVLSLASRLMKADKGEIIVKGKNISTYKENDLAQILSILKQQNNLNIKLTVEELVSFGRFPYSQGKLNTKDKEKVNEAIEYMNLQDIKDRFLDTLSGGQKQRAFIAMIIAQDTEYIFLDEPLNNLDMKHSVSIMKIIKNLAKEYNKGIIVVLHDINFASIYSDYIIAMKNGEVIKNGNTDEIINTQILKNIFNMDIPIHSINNKKICMYFGE from the coding sequence ATGATAGAACTAAAAAATATCGAAAAAAAATACAATAATAAAATAATCGTAAAAGATATTAATGTTAGTTTTGAAAAAGGAAAAATAACCTCTATAATAGGTTCTAACGGGGCTGGAAAAAGTACTGTATTATCTTTAGCAAGTAGATTGATGAAAGCAGATAAAGGGGAGATTATTGTCAAAGGGAAAAATATTAGTACCTACAAAGAAAATGATTTAGCTCAAATACTTTCTATACTCAAACAGCAAAATAATTTAAATATCAAATTAACAGTAGAAGAATTAGTATCTTTTGGCAGATTTCCTTATTCTCAAGGAAAATTAAACACTAAAGACAAAGAAAAAGTCAATGAAGCTATAGAATATATGAATTTGCAAGATATTAAAGACAGGTTTTTAGATACTTTAAGTGGTGGACAAAAACAAAGGGCTTTTATTGCAATGATTATTGCACAAGATACAGAATATATATTTTTAGATGAACCATTAAATAATCTTGATATGAAGCATTCAGTTTCAATTATGAAAATTATTAAAAATTTAGCAAAAGAGTATAACAAAGGCATAATAGTTGTTTTACATGATATTAATTTTGCTTCTATTTATTCAGATTATATTATAGCTATGAAAAATGGAGAAGTGATTAAAAATGGTAATACTGATGAAATCATCAATACACAAATATTAAAAAATATTTTCAATATGGATATTCCTATACATTCTATAAATAATAAAAAAATTTGTATGTATTTTGGAGAATGA
- a CDS encoding iron chelate uptake ABC transporter family permease subunit — protein sequence MRKIFYLLIFMVCFLSLVYIMIDFDFSIYIFKKRILELFSIILVSICISVSTIIFQTITNNKILTPSIIGLDSLYILIQTLLVFFLSSSNISVINQEVNFFISLFCMMVFTLVFYKILFKSNANIYFILLLGLIFGTLFSSLSLFFEVLIDPNEFMVVQGRMFASFNNIQVELILLSCTMLCFVLFLLLKDFKYLDVLSLGRDNAINLGISYDYFVKKNLIFIAILISISTALVGPITFLGLLVVNITYEVAKTYKHSILIPLTILISIFVLIAGVFITSKIFHFNTTISVVINFLGGIYFIYLVLKGHRI from the coding sequence ATGCGTAAAATATTTTATTTGTTAATTTTCATGGTATGTTTTTTGTCTCTTGTATATATAATGATTGATTTTGATTTTTCTATATATATTTTTAAAAAAAGGATTTTGGAATTATTTTCTATCATATTAGTATCAATTTGCATTTCAGTTTCAACAATTATTTTCCAAACAATTACAAACAATAAAATTTTAACTCCTAGCATCATAGGATTAGACTCTTTATATATATTAATACAGACTTTATTAGTATTTTTCTTAAGCTCTAGTAATATTAGTGTTATTAATCAAGAAGTTAATTTTTTCATCAGTCTTTTTTGTATGATGGTTTTTACACTGGTATTTTATAAAATTTTATTTAAAAGTAATGCGAATATTTATTTTATATTATTACTAGGACTTATTTTTGGAACTTTATTTTCATCATTATCTTTATTTTTTGAAGTTTTAATTGACCCAAATGAATTTATGGTAGTGCAAGGTCGCATGTTTGCTAGTTTTAACAATATTCAAGTTGAACTTATTTTATTATCTTGTACAATGTTATGTTTTGTTCTATTTTTACTATTGAAAGATTTTAAATATTTAGATGTATTATCACTTGGAAGAGATAATGCTATTAATTTGGGAATTTCTTATGATTATTTTGTTAAAAAAAATCTTATTTTTATAGCTATTTTAATATCTATTAGCACAGCCTTGGTTGGTCCTATTACTTTTTTAGGACTTTTAGTGGTAAATATCACTTACGAAGTAGCTAAAACATACAAGCATTCAATATTAATCCCTCTTACAATACTCATTAGTATTTTTGTTTTAATAGCTGGAGTTTTTATCACTTCTAAAATATTTCATTTTAACACAACTATTAGTGTAGTTATAAATTTTCTAGGTGGAATTTATTTTATATATTTGGTACTAAAAGGACATAGAATATGA
- a CDS encoding ABC transporter permease: protein MMIKYLFGISFLIPTLIFLSLISLFVGVKDISIFNILSLTQEEKEILTIVRLPRLISIIITGMSLSICGLIMQQLTQNKFVSPTTAGTMDCAKFGILICMLFFSGFNFIYQIFIAFIFTLIGSVIFIQILQKIKLKEIVFVPLIGLMFGGIINSITTFFAYENNMIQNIQGWLQGNFSSIMIGNYEILFISIPIFIIAYFFANKITIVGMGKDVSLNLGISYNTILYIGLIIISIVVSIVVLTIGVIPFLGLVIPNIVSIYKGDNLKAVLFYTAILGAVFLLVCDILSRTIIYPFEIPINLTVGIIGGILFVWILLRKKTNA, encoded by the coding sequence ATTATGATTAAATATTTATTTGGAATTAGTTTTTTAATACCTACATTAATATTTCTATCCTTGATTAGTCTTTTTGTAGGCGTTAAAGATATTTCTATATTTAATATTCTATCTTTAACTCAAGAAGAAAAAGAAATTTTAACAATTGTTAGACTACCAAGATTAATTTCCATTATCATTACTGGAATGAGCTTGAGTATATGCGGTTTGATTATGCAGCAACTTACTCAAAATAAATTTGTATCTCCTACAACCGCAGGGACTATGGATTGTGCTAAATTTGGAATTTTAATTTGTATGTTATTTTTTAGTGGATTTAATTTTATTTATCAAATTTTTATAGCTTTTATTTTTACTCTTATTGGTAGTGTTATTTTTATCCAAATACTTCAAAAAATAAAACTAAAAGAAATTGTTTTTGTTCCTTTGATTGGATTAATGTTTGGAGGTATTATTAACTCTATTACGACTTTTTTTGCTTATGAAAACAATATGATACAAAATATTCAAGGCTGGCTACAAGGTAATTTTTCATCTATCATGATAGGAAATTATGAAATATTATTTATTAGTATTCCTATTTTTATCATTGCATATTTTTTTGCTAATAAAATCACCATTGTTGGCATGGGTAAAGATGTTTCCTTAAATTTGGGCATCTCATACAATACTATTTTATATATAGGGTTAATTATAATTTCCATTGTGGTTTCTATTGTGGTTTTAACAATAGGAGTAATACCTTTTTTAGGTCTTGTTATACCAAACATAGTTTCAATATATAAAGGTGATAATTTAAAAGCTGTTCTTTTTTATACCGCAATACTTGGAGCCGTGTTTTTATTAGTATGCGATATTTTATCAAGGACTATTATTTATCCATTTGAAATTCCTATAAATTTAACCGTTGGCATTATTGGAGGTATTTTATTTGTTTGGATTTTACTAAGAAAGAAAACAAATGCGTAA
- the flgA gene encoding flagellar basal body P-ring formation chaperone FlgA: protein MFFKQIILILFFYTFNFASNFDEVKLALIKEFKTNYPQLEIISLDLNTQSSLPADFNQYIFLKLGNHNFDRADGFVKAEFKTPEQFKKNIFFKYFLKAKLEVLQTTRPISRNENLSPASFKILKIPFDKAPQGVLKKDEIANLIAKSNIRENMILKYNMFKTKTLIQRNDSVYGVIKDGDLSMIIELKALQSGNLNQRIRLKNKDGKVVHGKVISKNYVELK, encoded by the coding sequence TTGTTTTTTAAACAAATCATTCTAATTTTATTTTTCTATACTTTTAACTTTGCTTCGAATTTTGATGAAGTAAAATTAGCTTTGATTAAAGAATTTAAGACAAATTATCCACAGCTAGAAATCATTTCTTTAGATCTTAACACTCAATCAAGTTTGCCTGCTGATTTTAACCAATATATTTTTTTAAAACTAGGTAATCATAATTTTGATAGAGCAGATGGTTTTGTAAAGGCTGAATTTAAAACTCCAGAACAGTTTAAAAAAAATATATTTTTTAAGTATTTTTTAAAGGCAAAATTAGAAGTTTTGCAAACCACGCGCCCTATTTCGCGTAATGAAAATTTAAGTCCTGCTAGTTTTAAAATTTTAAAAATTCCTTTCGATAAAGCTCCGCAAGGTGTATTAAAAAAAGATGAAATCGCAAATTTAATAGCCAAAAGCAATATAAGAGAAAATATGATTTTAAAATATAATATGTTTAAAACCAAAACCCTTATACAAAGAAATGATTCTGTTTATGGGGTTATCAAAGATGGAGATTTAAGCATGATAATAGAGTTAAAAGCCTTGCAAAGTGGGAATTTAAACCAAAGAATTCGCCTTAAAAACAAAGATGGAAAAGTCGTGCATGGTAAAGTCATTAGTAAAAATTATGTGGAGCTAAAATGA